GGGGCCCGTAGCGGGCGCGGATGTCGGCCAGCACGGCGTCCACGGCCGAGCTCCCGGGCGCGGGCAGGGGAAGCGGGTGCCCGGCCGGGCCAGTGGCGTCGGCCAGGAAGCGCAGGCCGCGGCGCGAGGTGACCTCGGGCGTGGGCGCGAACGTGCGCACCGACGCGCGGTAGGTGCGCTCCCAGGCGTCGGCGGTCAGTGCCGCGGCCACCTCGTCGACGCCGTCGGCGAGCGCGAGCTCGAGCGTCTCGTGCCTCCAGAACGCGAGCAGATTGCGCGACGCGGTGAGCGCCGCGGGCCGGTCGAGCGCGAAGTCGCGGCTCACGTGGCCGGCGCCGAAGCCGGGCACGCCGAACTCGCGCGCGACCTCCGCAGCGCGCTCCGGCCCGGCGATCGCCTCGACCAGTGTGAGGGACAGCGGGATCGACGCGCTGATGCCGGTGGTGGTGGCGACGCCGCGGTCGACCACGTAGCGCCGGTCGGTGACCCAGGTCATGCCGGGAAAGGTCTTCGGCATGCGACTCACCCACAGCCAGTGACTCGTGGCGGCGCGGCCGTCGAGCAGCCCGGCGGCGCCGAGCACCCAGCCGCCGTCGCAGATGCCGACCATGGTCGCGCCCTTGCGCGCCTGGGCCTGCAGCCAGGCTAGAGCCGCGGGCTCCTTCGCGTCGTGCAGCGCGGGCACGATCA
The nucleotide sequence above comes from Myxococcota bacterium. Encoded proteins:
- a CDS encoding DJ-1/PfpI family protein; translated protein: MRLLRIALAGVAVLAAAGIGAAILALPGARPRAAALPEISEAERAAVVAQLRPPKRARPVVAVFAENGGTETTDFVVPLGVLRASHSADVLAVALRDAPVELHPALRVRPDLDVGAFDARFADGADYVIVPALHDAKEPAALAWLQAQARKGATMVGICDGGWVLGAAGLLDGRAATSHWLWVSRMPKTFPGMTWVTDRRYVVDRGVATTTGISASIPLSLTLVEAIAGPERAAEVAREFGVPGFGAGHVSRDFALDRPAALTASRNLLAFWRHETLELALADGVDEVAAALTADAWERTYRASVRTFAPTPEVTSRRGLRFLADATGPAGHPLPLPAPGSSAVDAVLADIRARYGPPTADLVALQLEYDPPVHRPVP